The Bacteroidales bacterium nucleotide sequence ATATTTAATGGTGATGAAGTGTATGTTGTTACCTTTTAATCGACATTTTTCAATAATCTGGAGAGTTGGATATTTACCAATGCCATTTTAGGGGTCGGTAAAAACCTATAGTCACGCGTCAGGAGACGCGCGCCAGCGGGGTCACGCGTCAGGAGACGCGCGCCAGCGAGGGTCTTTCTTCTTCATCCTGATCCATTTCATCATATTATAATCAGAAGCGGCCAATAATGTGTTGATCGAATCGCCAGCAGTAAAATAAGTTTACACTTGTTGATTACTTTTACTTTTTATCCTAAAACGTCAAATATTTTTAAAAACATCAAATTGTGTAATAAATAGAATTAACATATACTTAAAATATTGTTTATAAAGCATATAAGTTAAATTTTAGCTATTGACAATTGTGTATATATTTATTAAAATGATACTTAAGTGTAAATAATTATTTTACACATTTGTCGAAAACGTCTTTTTTTGATGTATATTTACATTGTATTTCACAAGTGAGTTATTGTCTACGTAAAAAATCTTACCTATGATTACTCGTCTACTCCTCCCGGCAATCATAATTTTTAGCCTTAACTCAACTTTCAACCATGTTTTCGGTCAAACAATTGCTGTAGGTCATATCTCGGCTGAAGTAGTAGAAGCTGTTAGTGCTTCTTCTTCTATTTCTACCGATTTTAACCTTGTCAATCTAAACTCTGCCAGGTCAGAAAATGTGGCACTGGGAACCATCGAACTCAATTCAGGTGTTGATGTAGCCTGCAACCTTACTTTGAAGTCTGCTTCATTATCGGATCAATCTGGTAATGGGTTTACAGTAGAACCTGTTGCTACCTATACCGGTGCCCGCGAATCACAAAGAATTGATGGCAGTCAAACCATCGAACTTGCCGGAAAAGCATTATTGGCCTCCAACCAGGCTTCCGGTCTCTACCAGGGTTCATATACACTGGTATTTGCTTACAACTAGCCTCCTTCTTACCGACGTTGTTCAGCTTTTCTATATGCACCGGCACCCTTATGAGTGCCGGTGTTTTTTATTAATGCAAAATGTAGAATGCAAAATGCAAAGTTCAAAATGCGCTGGCAGTCTTAATGGAACGCGGATCCGCCGGCTGGCGGACGGATTACTACGCGGATTAAAACGGATAAATTTACAATTAGCACTATTTATTCGTGAAAATTCGTGGTTCAATTCGTGGCATTCGTGTTCCATTATCTACCATTTAACTACCATTTTCCCTACCGCAGGCATGTAGATTATTTTACACGGCGATAAAAAATCTTACACCCACCCTTACTTTTTTTTATTCGACCGATAGTTCCCATAATTTTCTTCAAAATATTTCTACTCTTTTAAGACATTGTAAATTAAGCCATTAAATATTTTTCATTTTAATTTTTTCATTTTGCATTTTGCATTTTTCATTCATTTTTGCTCTTTGGCACGACTTTGGAAATAGATATGGCACAACAACGAACTCACAAAAACTAACCTCACTCAAAAAACTCTACTCCAATGAAAAACTTACTCGCCCTCGCTATCATCGTTCTCGGATTCACTGCCACTTCTTTCGCACAGGTAACAGCAACTGCTTCAACCACAGCAACCATCATCACCCCGATCGCCATTGAAAAAGATGTAGATATGAATTTCGGTAACATCGCCGTTAGTCCAACATTAGGCGGTACCGTTGTTCTCCCAACTTCAGGAGCACGCACAAAGACCGGTGGAGTTACCCTCCCCGTAGTAACAGGAACCGTTTCAGCCGCTTCATTCACAGTAACCGGAGAAGGCAACAGCACATACTCTATCACTTTACCTTCTTCAGCCATCACATTGACCAGTCCATCAGGTACAATGACCGTTGAAAACTTTGTAAGCACCCCTTCCAACACAGGCGCCCTGAACAATGGCAGCCAGGAAGTAAAAGTAGGAGCTACCCTGAATGTAGGTGCTGCCCAGGCTGCAGGAACTTACACCAACGAATCCAGCTTATTCGTAACGGTTAACTACAACTAAGATATAACAACCAAAAACCCCCGTAGATACAAGGTTCTCCTTGTATCTACGCTTTAAAAAAGTAATCACTGGATTTTCACTATTCACTTCAGCAGCATTGTCAATTCATCGGCAAACAGCAATTGTAAAATCAATTCCCTGATCAATAACTAAAGATTTACATACAAATAATTACTCCATACATTCAATGAAATTCATTCTCCAATATATCACCATAACACTCCTGCTTATCATAGTTGGAATCCGGGCCCAGGCCCAGACGGGAGTAGCAGCCAGCATGTTCGCTGAGGTGATTGCAGCCCTGACAGCTACGGAGAATTCGCAACTAAGCTTCGGGAAGTTCTCCCCGGAAACCAATGGAGGTGAAATTCATCTTTCACCCCAGGGCATGAGATCTGTCAATGGCAGCGTCGTGCTAAGCGGAGGGGGACATAGCAATGGAAGCTTTATCATCACAGGAGAGGACCAGGCTACTTTCAGCATCAGCTTACCTTCCGGACAATCATTACTCACCAATAGTACCGGTACAAAAACCATGATCGTTAAAGATTGGCAATCCAACCCAGCCCCCGGCATAGGAGCGGGAGTACTAATAGGGGGTACACTTGAAGTAAAAGTAGGTGCAACCCTTGTTGTTGGATCCATGAATGATAACCCGGTCGGAAATTACACTGGTACTTACTTTATCACTTTTGCCTATAACTAATACAAGATACTTTTTTCAGAAGTTGCCTTTTGCTTGTTTGGCGACAGATGTGCACCGGAGTTAGTCATGTTCTCCGGTGTTTCTTTTTTTAATGCAAAATGAAAATTGCAAATTGTAAAATGCAAAATGTGTTAGAGACTCCACCTTGGGGCGCTGGCTGTCCAAAAAGGAACGCGGATCAAACGGATGGGCGGTGGATTGAAACGAAAATTAATTACCTATTCGTTAACTCGTGTCCATATTTTCCCACCGCAGGCATGTAGATTATTTTACATGATGATAAAAAATCTTACATCCTCCCTCCATGATTTTTATACATACTATGATAAAGGCATTTTTCTCAAAAATATTTACAAATTTTTAATTCATTGTATATTAAGTTGTTACATACTTTTCATTTTGATTTTTTCATTTTTCATTTTACATTTTTCATTTATTTTTCCCTTTGGCACGACTTTGGAAATAGATATGGCACAACAACGAACTCACAAAAACTAACCTCACTCAAAAAACTCTACTCCAATGAAAAACTTACTCGCCCTCGCTATCATCGTTCTCGGATTCACTGCCACTTCTTTCGCTCAGGTTACCGCAACCGCTTCAACCACAGCAACCATCATCACCCCGATCGCCATTGAAAAAGATGTAGATATGAATTTCGGTAACATCGCCGTTAGTCCAACATTAGGCGGTACCGTTGTTCTCCCAACTTCAGGAGCACGCACCAAGACCGGTGGAGTTACCCTCCCCGTAGTAACAGGAACTGTTTCAGCCGCTTCATTCACAGTAACCGGAGAAGGCAACAGCACATACTCTATCACTTTACCTTCTTCAGCCATCACATTGACCAGTCCATCAGGTACAATGACCGTTGAAAACTTTGTAAGCACCCCTTCCAACACAGGCGCCCTGAACAATGGCAGCCAGGAAGTAAAAGTAGGAGCTACCCTGAATGTAGGTGCTGCCCAGGCTGCAGGAACTTATACAAATGAATCCAGCTTGTTTGTAACAGTTAACTACAACTAAGCATTAAGATAAACAGAGAGATGGAGGAAACGCTGCCGCTGGCAGCGTTTTTTTTGTTTCCAGGTGTGATGAATTCCCCTTGTTCCAGAGTGATTTAATTCATCTGGTTTTTCTTTATTACAAATGACCTTCAAAGCAATTAATATTAGGCCTCAATAGATGTTGGAGCCTCTATTGTTTTTGATAAGAAATGGTTATGAAAAAAGAAAGCACATTGCACACTAGATCTTTAAGCAAGTTGATGACTCGTATCCCACTGCTTGTGATACTTACTTTGCTTCTGTCAACAACCCTGATTGACAAAGCTTTAGCCCAGGGAAACTTACTGATAACGCCCAGAAGAGTTGTCTTTGAGGGGGCAACAAAAACGCAGGAATTGAATCTTGCTAATACAGGTAAGGATACTGCAAGGTACAATGTTTCAATAGTTCAATACAGGATGAAGGAAGATGGCTCATTTGAAGAAATTGCAGAACCTGATGCAGGCCAAAATTTTGCCGATAAGTATATTCGGTTTTTCCCGAGAAGTGTGACTCTTGCTCCTAATGAAGCGCAGGTAGTTAAAATGCAATTAACCAAGACCAATCTCTTAACTCCCGGGGAATACAGATCTCATGTTTATTTCAGGGCAGTACCTATTGAAAAAGCCCTGGGAGAAGAGGATAATACACCTGATTCAACGGGGATTTCCGTACGATTGGTGCCCATCTTCGGAATTACCATCCCGGTAATAATTCGGGTTGGTGAATCTACCACAAATGTCTCCTTCTCAGAATTGAAATTTGAAATGCTGGATGATACACTAGCAAGGTTAAACCTGGCATTTAACCGTACCGGTAATATGTCGGTTTACGGAGATGTTAAGGTAAACTATTCTGCTCCTGATGGGAAGATCACGGAAGTAGGAGTGGTAAAAGGTATTGCGGTGTACACACCTAATTCAATTCGGCGCTTCAAAATGGATCTCCGGAAAGTGGAAGGGGTGGATTACCGTCAGGGGAAATTATTAGTCACCTATTCTACTCAATCTGAGCAAAAGCCTGAAAAGCTTGCTGAGGGGGAGTGCATTCTTAAGTGAAAACAAAGAAAATTTGTTCCTGAACTCATCATTATTGCTTCAACCTATGAGTAGATATTACCAGTTAAGAATTCTGATTCTTATTATCCCAATTGGGTTGCTGTTTTGTAGCCGGTTAAATGCCGCTACACGAACAGCTTCAGCATCAGGGAACTGGAATAGTACGACTACATGGGGTGGGAATGCTGTTCCTACATCAGCTGATGCAGTAGTCATTAATAGTGGTGTTACAGTTACGGTTAATGTAGCAGCAGTTTGTGCCTCCATTAACTTTACAACCGGAACATCCGGAGCGGCCTTACTAACCATTAGTGGAACCAATACACTGACAGTATCAGGCAATGTCACCGTTCAACGACCTAGTTCAACAAGTTTGAGTAACACACTTGCAGTTAATGCCGGTTCTCTTTCATGTGTATCGCTGGCTATTCAGGCTACAACAAGTACCAGGATTTCAACGGTTTCACTTTCTACGGGTACAATTACCGCAACCGGCAACATTACAACATTAGGCGTCAGTTCAAGGGTCACTTTTACAGGTGCCGGTCTCATTAGTGTGAATGGGACTTTCATGAGTGGAACTGCCGGCACACTTACAGCAGCTACTGGAACAGTAAGATATAATGCTTCCGGTAATCAGACTATCGGAAATTATAGTTATTATAACCTGACATTAGCGGGAAGTGGGACTAAAACCGAGTCGTCAGCCACTGTTAATGGAACATTATGCATGGAGGGTACTGCCACTATTTCCGGTACAATAACCTATGGGGCCAATGCCACGTTGAAATATAATACTTCCACATCCAGGTCAGCCGGGGCTGAGTGGTTCTCTACATTTGTTGCCGCAGGAGGGATCATAATTGACAATACAGGAACAATCACACTGAATGCGGCAAAAGTGGTGAATTCTCCTTTGGTTATAGCATCAGGTAGTACCCTTGCAAGTGGCAATTATAATCTGACCCTTTCCAAAGATATAACAAATGATGGCACTTTTATTCCCGGGTCTGCTACTGTCACATTCAACGGATCCTCTAATCAAAACCTGGCAGGAGAAAGTGCTATATTATTCAATAACTTAACAATTAATAATACAGCAGGAATTACATTTTCAGGAACTGCTAATGAAATTGTAAATGGAACACTTACTCTTTCTAATGGAATAATTTCGACAGGATCCAATGTATTACAAATGGGAATTCTGCAATCCTATCTGGTGCAGGTTCCTCAAAATATATCAATGGTAATCTGGAAAAAGGAATACCAGCGAATACTGTCTCCAGTTCATTTTGAGGGAGATGATAGCCAGGATTATACACCTTTAACAATTACGTTCTCAGGGGAAGCACTATCAGGTCGGGATCAATTTCAGCTTCAACCAATCCAACAGATCATCCAAGTATAAATTCTTCATTATTTAACCCACTTTGAGTGTTAATAGGATTGGACATTAAACAACAATGGAGTATCTGGTTATTCATCCTATGAGTAGTACATTTAATTTCAATTTAAATGACATTGATGCAGGTGCCACTTATACTTCATTTGTAATTGGTAATTATTCTGATGAGAATTGGAATTATCCTGTAGTAGGTACACTTTCAGAAACAAGTAGTGTGGCAACGGGAGTATCCTTTTTTGGTGACTTTCAGGTTGGGGAGTGCGTCGAACCTTCAGCTCCAGGTACAATTATAGGAATCACCGCACCTTGTCCAGGGGCTGAAGATATTATTTACTCAATAGAAAGTAATAATGGATATAGCTATTTATGGACAGTACCTTCCGGATGGGCAATTACATCAGGCCAGGGAACATCTTCAATAGCCGTACATGCAGGCAATGT carries:
- a CDS encoding DUF4402 domain-containing protein, which codes for MKNLLALAIIVLGFTATSFAQVTATASTTATIITPIAIEKDVDMNFGNIAVSPTLGGTVVLPTSGARTKTGGVTLPVVTGTVSAASFTVTGEGNSTYSITLPSSAITLTSPSGTMTVENFVSTPSNTGALNNGSQEVKVGATLNVGAAQAAGTYTNESSLFVTVNYN
- a CDS encoding DUF4402 domain-containing protein, whose translation is MKFILQYITITLLLIIVGIRAQAQTGVAASMFAEVIAALTATENSQLSFGKFSPETNGGEIHLSPQGMRSVNGSVVLSGGGHSNGSFIITGEDQATFSISLPSGQSLLTNSTGTKTMIVKDWQSNPAPGIGAGVLIGGTLEVKVGATLVVGSMNDNPVGNYTGTYFITFAYN
- a CDS encoding DUF4402 domain-containing protein; this encodes MKNLLALAIIVLGFTATSFAQVTATASTTATIITPIAIEKDVDMNFGNIAVSPTLGGTVVLPTSGARTKTGGVTLPVVTGTVSAASFTVTGEGNSTYSITLPSSAITLTSPSGTMTVENFVSTPSNTGALNNGSQEVKVGATLNVGAAQAAGTYTNESSLFVTVNYN
- a CDS encoding molecular chaperone, which translates into the protein MTRIPLLVILTLLLSTTLIDKALAQGNLLITPRRVVFEGATKTQELNLANTGKDTARYNVSIVQYRMKEDGSFEEIAEPDAGQNFADKYIRFFPRSVTLAPNEAQVVKMQLTKTNLLTPGEYRSHVYFRAVPIEKALGEEDNTPDSTGISVRLVPIFGITIPVIIRVGESTTNVSFSELKFEMLDDTLARLNLAFNRTGNMSVYGDVKVNYSAPDGKITEVGVVKGIAVYTPNSIRRFKMDLRKVEGVDYRQGKLLVTYSTQSEQKPEKLAEGECILK